In Providencia sneebia DSM 19967, one DNA window encodes the following:
- the yigB gene encoding 5-amino-6-(5-phospho-D-ribitylamino)uracil phosphatase YigB, which yields MHFYRPLSPIKAITFDLDDTLYNNHPVIDKTEEEVLRFVREYDPKFSHFTDENLSAFRQMVAEQEPNICHDVTRWRWLAAKMMFCHYGYHREEAQKSADDVMANFAYWRNQIDVPASTHETLAKLVEKMPLVAITNGNAEPDACGLGQYFQFVLKAGPDGRSKPYCDMYRLAAQKLNLEPQAILHVGDNLITDVEGAIRSGMQACWINTGNRTLMDEKDVRLLPHVEISQLDSLLSLV from the coding sequence ATGCATTTTTATCGCCCGTTATCACCAATTAAAGCCATTACGTTTGACTTGGATGATACTTTATATAACAACCATCCCGTCATTGATAAAACGGAAGAGGAAGTATTACGTTTTGTCCGAGAATATGATCCTAAATTCAGCCATTTTACTGATGAAAATTTGTCAGCCTTTCGTCAAATGGTTGCAGAGCAAGAACCCAATATTTGCCATGATGTCACTCGTTGGCGCTGGTTGGCAGCAAAAATGATGTTTTGTCATTATGGTTATCATCGTGAAGAGGCGCAAAAAAGCGCAGATGATGTGATGGCGAACTTTGCGTATTGGCGAAATCAAATAGATGTACCGGCTTCTACACATGAAACACTTGCTAAACTTGTGGAAAAAATGCCGTTAGTTGCGATTACTAATGGTAATGCGGAACCTGATGCCTGTGGTTTAGGACAATATTTTCAATTTGTATTAAAAGCGGGTCCTGATGGGCGCTCAAAACCTTATTGTGATATGTATCGGTTAGCGGCACAAAAGCTTAACCTTGAACCGCAAGCTATTTTGCATGTTGGTGATAACTTAATTACTGATGTGGAAGGCGCTATTCGCAGTGGCATGCAAGCTTGCTGGATTAATACAGGCAACAGAACGTTGATGGATGAAAAAGATGTCCGTTTGTTGCCACATGTCGAAATTTCCCAGTTGGATTCTCTTTTGTCGCTGGTATAA
- the xerC gene encoding tyrosine recombinase XerC translates to MYRTPITSEPQALMIQVDAFLRYLQVERRLSPVTVTNYRRQLTTVVDMLTDLNVSEWQQFDIIKARNIAAKSRRTGLQAASMALRLSSLRSFCDWMVQQGELPANPVKSVRAPKAKKRLPKNMDVDEVSQLLNMDSGDPLVVRDRTMLEVMYGAGLRLSELVGLDVRHLDLAMGEVRVMGKGSKERKIPLGKTAVTWLKRWLDMRELYEPEDGAVFISTQSGKRISNRNVQKRFEQWGIKQGVNSHINPHKLRHSFATHILESSGNLRGVQELLGHANLSTTQIYTHLDFQHLANVYDVAHPRAKREKS, encoded by the coding sequence ATGTATAGAACGCCTATAACTTCTGAGCCACAAGCGCTGATGATCCAAGTCGACGCTTTTCTACGTTATTTACAAGTTGAACGTAGGCTCAGCCCCGTCACGGTAACGAATTATCGGCGGCAATTGACAACGGTTGTTGACATGCTAACTGACTTAAACGTCAGTGAATGGCAGCAATTTGATATTATCAAAGCGCGTAATATTGCGGCAAAAAGCCGTCGTACAGGTTTACAAGCGGCGAGTATGGCGCTACGTTTGTCTTCACTAAGAAGTTTTTGTGATTGGATGGTACAGCAGGGTGAATTACCTGCGAATCCAGTGAAATCAGTTCGTGCCCCAAAAGCCAAAAAGCGTCTACCAAAAAATATGGACGTTGATGAAGTTTCACAATTATTAAATATGGATAGTGGCGATCCATTAGTTGTTCGTGACAGAACAATGTTAGAAGTGATGTATGGTGCAGGCTTACGTTTATCAGAATTAGTTGGGTTAGATGTCCGTCATTTAGATCTCGCAATGGGTGAAGTCAGAGTGATGGGTAAAGGCAGTAAAGAGCGCAAAATCCCATTGGGTAAAACCGCGGTCACTTGGTTAAAACGTTGGTTGGATATGCGTGAGTTATATGAGCCAGAAGATGGTGCTGTATTTATTTCAACCCAAAGTGGTAAACGCATTTCTAACCGTAATGTACAAAAACGTTTTGAACAATGGGGTATAAAACAAGGCGTGAATAGCCACATCAACCCACACAAATTACGCCACTCATTTGCAACACATATTCTTGAATCAAGCGGTAACTTACGTGGTGTACAAGAGCTGCTCGGCCATGCAAATTTATCAACCACTCAAATCTATACCCACCTTGATTTTCAACATCTTGCAAATGTTTATGATGTGGCTCATCCCCGAGCGAAAAGGGAGAAATCTTAA
- a CDS encoding DUF484 domain-containing protein: MDKPEIALDDVYQLDERQVVKYLQGRPDFFIRNASLVEHIPIPHAIQGAISLPELVMNRQRLKIKQLEQDIRFMVEQAHENGQLFDELLYLVIELSNADSLQDMLLRLNRWSKKLGLSSGSVRLFSDCWRVSAPLNAQQLVISRSAFEFMRIQRFGDKSYYLGHLNGQELQLLLPEATNVGSVAITLFGHHGESGMVIFTSRDRDHYQQGMGSVMLEKVAQMIPELLCRCIERL, encoded by the coding sequence ATGGATAAGCCAGAGATAGCACTAGATGATGTTTATCAGCTCGATGAACGTCAAGTGGTGAAATACTTACAGGGAAGACCAGACTTTTTTATCCGCAATGCTTCCCTTGTTGAACACATTCCGATCCCACATGCCATACAGGGAGCGATTTCGCTTCCTGAATTGGTGATGAATCGCCAACGTTTAAAAATCAAGCAACTTGAACAAGATATCCGTTTCATGGTTGAACAAGCCCATGAAAATGGTCAATTATTTGATGAATTGCTCTATTTAGTCATTGAACTGTCAAACGCAGACAGCTTGCAAGATATGTTGCTTCGCTTGAACCGTTGGTCAAAAAAACTTGGCCTATCAAGTGGCTCCGTACGGCTATTTAGCGATTGTTGGCGAGTGTCAGCCCCATTAAATGCGCAGCAGCTGGTGATTTCGCGTTCTGCGTTTGAATTCATGCGGATCCAACGTTTTGGTGATAAATCTTATTATTTAGGTCATTTAAATGGCCAAGAATTACAACTGCTGTTACCTGAAGCGACGAATGTTGGCTCTGTAGCAATAACGCTATTTGGTCACCATGGTGAATCTGGTATGGTGATTTTTACCAGTCGTGACCGCGACCATTATCAGCAAGGAATGGGATCAGTCATGCTCGAAAAGGTCGCTCAAATGATACCGGAGCTATTATGCCGATGTATAGAACGCCTATAA
- the dapF gene encoding diaminopimelate epimerase → MQFSKMHGLGNDFMVVDGVTQNVYFSPELISRLADRHTGVGFDQLLLVEAPYDPELDFHYRIFNADGSEVAQCGNGARCFARFVRLKGLTNKQKIQVSTQAGRMVLTINDNGDVCVNMGEPEFEPQKIPFRAVKAEKTYIIRVQERTVLCGAVSMGNPHCVIQVESVQTAEVEILGPALESHERFPERANIGFMEIVSADHIRLRVYERGAGETQACGSGACAAVAIGIQQGLLASRVKVDLPGGSLDISWEGPGTPLYMTGPASHVYDGVLQF, encoded by the coding sequence ATGCAATTTTCTAAAATGCATGGTTTAGGAAATGATTTCATGGTGGTGGATGGCGTTACTCAGAATGTCTATTTTTCCCCCGAATTAATTAGCCGCCTTGCAGATAGACATACAGGGGTTGGCTTTGATCAGCTATTATTAGTTGAAGCCCCTTATGATCCTGAGCTAGATTTTCATTATCGTATTTTTAATGCAGACGGCAGTGAAGTTGCTCAATGTGGCAATGGCGCGCGCTGCTTTGCACGATTTGTGCGCCTAAAAGGGCTAACTAATAAACAAAAAATTCAAGTCAGTACCCAAGCGGGTCGCATGGTTTTGACGATTAATGATAATGGTGACGTCTGTGTGAATATGGGCGAACCTGAATTTGAGCCGCAGAAAATCCCATTTAGAGCAGTGAAAGCGGAAAAGACCTATATTATTCGCGTTCAAGAACGTACAGTGTTATGTGGTGCAGTTTCTATGGGTAATCCACATTGTGTTATCCAAGTGGAAAGCGTGCAAACTGCTGAGGTTGAAATATTAGGGCCAGCACTTGAAAGTCATGAACGCTTTCCTGAGCGTGCTAATATTGGTTTTATGGAAATTGTCAGTGCGGATCATATCCGTTTACGCGTTTATGAGCGAGGAGCGGGTGAAACCCAAGCTTGCGGTAGCGGGGCTTGTGCGGCGGTTGCCATTGGTATTCAACAAGGTTTACTGGCAAGTCGAGTCAAAGTTGATTTACCCGGTGGATCGCTGGATATTAGTTGGGAAGGTCCAGGCACGCCTTTATATATGACTGGCCCTGCAAGTCATGTTTATGATGGAGTTCTCCAGTTTTAA
- the lptM gene encoding LPS translocon maturation chaperone LptM, producing the protein MKKSLIGLSALIILFTLSGCGLKGPLYFPPEEQATSPKTSDVEPKADKDAVHSPVSTQQ; encoded by the coding sequence ATGAAAAAAAGTTTAATTGGACTCTCTGCACTAATTATTTTGTTTACGTTATCTGGCTGTGGTTTAAAAGGTCCTCTTTATTTCCCACCAGAAGAGCAGGCTACATCACCTAAGACATCAGATGTAGAGCCTAAAGCTGATAAGGATGCCGTGCACTCACCAGTATCAACCCAACAGTAA
- a CDS encoding class I adenylate cyclase has translation MYLYIETLKQRLDAINQLRLDRATASMDETFCKVYSLLPVLFHYNHPMIPGYIEGNVPHGVCFFIPDSEQQSWLTQFEKYLPHKVPANGELPITGIYSMGSTSSIGQSRCSDIDIWVCHPSWLDNEEKGLLQKKCTLIEQWASALGIDVTVFLIDENRFRHHASGHIGGEDCGSTQHILLLDEFYRTAVRMAGKRLLWNMVPVDEESHYDEYVMGLYAQGVLTPNEWLDLGGLGELSAAEYFGASLWQLYKSVDSPYKAVLKSILLESYSWDYPQGKLLALEFKRHLQAGEIVCYGLDSYCLMLERVTRYLVEINDTTRLDLIRRCFYLKVCEKLSEDDQNRTACSGWRRDVLSQLVESWGWDAERLAILDSRNQWKIERVREAHNELLDTMMQSYRNLIRFARRNNLSVSASPQDIGVLTRKLYAAFEALPGKVTLVNPQISPDLSEQHLTFVYVPAGRANRSGWYLYNQAPNIEAIIGHQPLEYNRYLNKLVAWAYFNGLLTESTQVYMYNGQSQCDEKKLLELMHDVSGHFPIRLPAPTPKALYSPCEIRHLAIIVNLEQDFTQIYSEQVVHFDFKKLDVFSFGEEQRCLVSSIDLLYRNSWNEVRTLHFSGEQCMLEALKTILGKMHQDAAPPDAVEVFCYSKHLRGLIRTRVQQLVSECVELRLSSNRHEPGRFKALRIAGQTWGLFFERLNVSVQKLENAIEFYGAISHNKLHGWPVKLTTKEDNQLPAVVDGYASEGIVQFFFENTDDNTGFNIYVLDEANRVEIYSHCEGSKEELVRDVSRFYSSSHDRFTYGSSFINFNLPQFYQIVKQQGKSQVIPFSEGTWPFDIAEDKLVSPNLIEQPPQQHAHYS, from the coding sequence TTGTATCTCTATATTGAAACTTTAAAGCAAAGACTAGACGCAATAAATCAGCTTCGGTTAGATCGCGCGACTGCGTCTATGGATGAAACCTTCTGTAAGGTTTACAGCCTGCTGCCTGTATTGTTTCATTATAATCACCCAATGATCCCCGGATATATTGAAGGAAACGTTCCCCACGGCGTGTGCTTTTTTATTCCTGATAGCGAACAACAAAGCTGGCTTACTCAGTTTGAAAAATACCTTCCGCACAAAGTTCCAGCCAATGGTGAGTTACCTATTACTGGCATTTACTCGATGGGAAGCACTTCATCAATAGGGCAAAGTCGCTGCTCAGATATTGATATTTGGGTATGTCATCCTTCTTGGCTTGATAATGAAGAAAAAGGTTTACTCCAGAAAAAATGTACATTAATAGAACAATGGGCCTCAGCGCTTGGTATTGATGTGACGGTTTTTCTCATTGATGAAAATCGTTTTCGTCATCATGCTAGCGGTCATATTGGCGGAGAAGATTGCGGTTCAACACAGCATATTTTATTGCTTGATGAATTCTATCGCACGGCTGTTCGCATGGCAGGTAAGCGCTTACTATGGAACATGGTGCCGGTTGATGAAGAATCTCATTATGATGAATATGTTATGGGGTTATATGCGCAAGGTGTATTAACACCAAATGAGTGGCTTGACCTTGGTGGTTTAGGTGAGCTATCAGCCGCAGAATACTTTGGTGCGAGCTTGTGGCAGTTGTACAAAAGTGTTGATTCACCTTATAAAGCAGTTCTGAAAAGTATCTTATTAGAATCCTATTCATGGGATTATCCGCAAGGTAAACTCCTCGCATTAGAATTTAAACGCCATCTTCAAGCTGGAGAAATTGTTTGTTATGGTCTTGATTCTTATTGTTTAATGTTAGAACGCGTTACCCGTTACCTTGTCGAAATTAATGACACGACTCGCCTTGATTTAATCCGCCGTTGCTTCTACTTAAAAGTATGTGAAAAACTCTCTGAAGATGACCAAAATAGAACGGCTTGTTCTGGCTGGCGCCGGGATGTACTTTCTCAACTTGTGGAATCATGGGGCTGGGATGCTGAACGTTTAGCTATTTTGGATTCAAGAAATCAATGGAAAATAGAGCGTGTACGCGAAGCTCATAATGAATTACTTGATACGATGATGCAAAGTTACCGTAACCTGATTCGTTTTGCTCGTCGTAATAATTTAAGCGTCAGTGCTAGCCCACAAGATATTGGGGTATTGACCCGTAAATTATATGCAGCTTTTGAAGCACTTCCGGGTAAAGTCACTTTGGTTAATCCGCAGATTTCACCGGATTTAAGTGAACAACATCTTACTTTTGTGTATGTGCCTGCTGGGCGCGCTAATCGCAGTGGTTGGTATCTTTATAATCAAGCACCTAATATTGAAGCCATTATTGGTCATCAACCGCTTGAATATAACCGCTATTTAAATAAGCTGGTGGCATGGGCATATTTTAATGGGCTGTTAACTGAAAGTACTCAAGTCTATATGTACAATGGTCAATCTCAATGTGATGAGAAAAAACTACTTGAGTTAATGCATGATGTTTCAGGTCACTTCCCAATTAGATTACCCGCACCAACCCCGAAAGCGTTATATAGTCCTTGTGAAATTCGCCACCTCGCCATAATTGTCAACTTAGAACAAGATTTTACTCAGATTTATTCAGAGCAAGTTGTCCATTTTGACTTTAAAAAGTTAGATGTTTTTAGCTTTGGCGAAGAGCAGCGCTGCTTAGTGAGCAGTATCGATCTGCTGTACCGTAATTCGTGGAATGAGGTGCGTACGCTTCATTTTAGTGGCGAACAATGCATGCTAGAAGCACTAAAAACGATTCTAGGGAAAATGCATCAAGATGCAGCGCCACCAGATGCAGTTGAGGTTTTCTGCTATAGCAAGCATTTACGTGGATTGATCCGTACTCGAGTCCAACAACTGGTTTCAGAATGTGTTGAATTGCGTTTATCGAGCAATCGCCATGAGCCTGGCCGTTTTAAAGCTCTGCGCATTGCAGGGCAAACTTGGGGCTTATTTTTTGAACGACTGAATGTGTCAGTTCAAAAATTGGAGAATGCGATTGAGTTTTATGGTGCAATTTCACATAACAAACTGCATGGCTGGCCAGTAAAACTCACGACTAAAGAAGATAACCAGTTACCTGCGGTAGTTGATGGTTATGCCAGTGAAGGTATTGTGCAGTTTTTCTTTGAAAATACCGACGATAACACTGGGTTCAACATTTACGTTTTAGATGAAGCAAATCGCGTTGAAATCTATTCACATTGTGAAGGTTCTAAAGAGGAACTTGTTCGTGATGTGAGCCGCTTTTACTCTTCATCTCATGACCGCTTTACTTACGGTTCGAGCTTTATTAATTTTAACTTGCCACAGTTTTATCAAATCGTGAAACAACAGGGTAAAAGTCAGGTTATTCCATTCTCTGAAGGAACATGGCCGTTTGATATTGCAGAAGATAAATTAGTTAGCCCAAATCTTATTGAGCAACCACCGCAGCAGCATGCCCATTATTCTTAA
- the hemC gene encoding hydroxymethylbilane synthase: MTSTDIVRIATRKSPLAMWQANFVKAKLEQLHPNLQVELVPMVTKGDVILDTPLAKVGGKGLFVKELELALLEKRADIAVHSMKDVPVEFPEGLGLVTICEREDPRDAFVSNHFDSIDALPAGSIVGTSSLRRQCQLKALRPDLIIRDLRGNVGTRLSKLDNGEYDAIILAAAGLKRLGLEERIRVALEPEQSLPAVGQGAVGIECRLDDERTRHLLAKLNDDATSLCVLAERAMNMRLEGGCQVPIGSYAIWRDGQIWLRALVGSPDGSQVIRGERCSDPENAYQAGISLAEELLDNGAREILEKVYKGNI, translated from the coding sequence ATGACATCAACAGATATTGTCCGTATCGCGACACGTAAAAGCCCATTAGCTATGTGGCAAGCTAACTTTGTAAAAGCTAAATTAGAGCAATTACATCCTAATTTACAAGTCGAGCTCGTGCCAATGGTCACGAAAGGTGATGTTATTCTTGATACACCATTAGCTAAAGTAGGTGGCAAAGGGTTATTTGTCAAAGAGTTAGAACTTGCTCTATTAGAAAAAAGAGCGGATATTGCCGTTCATTCAATGAAAGATGTTCCGGTGGAGTTCCCTGAAGGTCTCGGATTAGTCACTATTTGCGAGCGTGAAGACCCGCGGGATGCTTTTGTTTCTAATCATTTTGATAGCATTGATGCACTTCCTGCCGGCAGTATCGTCGGTACATCTAGTTTACGCCGTCAGTGCCAGCTAAAAGCGTTACGCCCTGACCTTATCATTCGTGATCTACGCGGTAATGTGGGAACGCGCCTATCTAAACTGGATAATGGTGAATATGATGCCATTATTCTCGCTGCGGCAGGATTAAAACGCCTCGGATTAGAAGAACGCATCCGTGTCGCCTTGGAGCCGGAGCAATCCTTACCCGCGGTTGGGCAAGGTGCTGTTGGTATTGAATGTCGCTTAGATGATGAGCGCACTCGCCATCTTTTAGCAAAACTCAATGATGATGCCACTTCTCTATGTGTGCTTGCTGAGCGCGCAATGAATATGCGTTTGGAAGGTGGCTGCCAAGTTCCTATTGGCAGTTATGCCATTTGGCGTGATGGACAAATTTGGCTACGCGCCTTAGTGGGTTCACCTGACGGGAGTCAGGTAATTCGTGGTGAACGATGTTCTGATCCAGAAAATGCATATCAAGCAGGGATTTCTCTTGCCGAAGAACTGTTGGATAACGGTGCTCGTGAAATTCTTGAAAAAGTTTATAAAGGAAACATTTAA
- a CDS encoding uroporphyrinogen-III synthase translates to MKVLVTRPEPAGIELASMLNTRGHEAYALPLISIEPSAELTLLSSKLNQLDKHDLVFLLSKNAVWYANLVLQQTGRNWSDKLFYYGIGRSTGRYFQEMTGLPIRWPECGETSEALLSLPELQFLEGKQALLLRGNGGRELLASTLRSRGAQVEYCECYSRHPVFYDKTEFNQQWMNINITDIVVTSGQILTQLNSLIAENTKEWWFSRRLMVVSKRIADQARQYGWQRVCVANSADNNALLEALLSTDMGC, encoded by the coding sequence ATGAAAGTGCTTGTTACTCGGCCTGAACCTGCTGGCATAGAGTTAGCTTCAATGCTCAATACAAGAGGTCATGAAGCTTACGCTTTACCGCTTATCAGCATTGAGCCGAGTGCAGAATTAACCTTGCTGAGCTCGAAACTGAATCAGCTTGATAAACATGATTTAGTGTTTCTTTTATCCAAAAATGCAGTCTGGTATGCAAATTTAGTCCTTCAACAAACAGGACGCAACTGGTCAGATAAGCTATTCTACTATGGTATAGGTCGTTCAACTGGCCGTTATTTTCAAGAAATGACAGGACTCCCAATCCGCTGGCCTGAGTGCGGCGAAACGAGTGAGGCATTACTTAGCCTTCCTGAATTACAATTTCTTGAAGGTAAACAAGCGCTTTTATTACGCGGTAATGGCGGAAGAGAACTTCTTGCTTCAACGTTGAGGTCAAGAGGTGCTCAAGTTGAATATTGTGAATGTTATTCAAGACACCCTGTTTTCTATGATAAAACAGAATTTAATCAACAGTGGATGAATATTAACATTACCGATATTGTGGTGACCAGTGGACAAATATTAACCCAATTAAACTCATTAATTGCTGAGAATACAAAAGAGTGGTGGTTTAGCCGCCGTTTAATGGTTGTCAGCAAACGAATTGCAGACCAAGCCCGCCAATATGGATGGCAAAGGGTCTGTGTGGCAAATAGCGCAGATAATAATGCTTTATTAGAAGCATTACTCTCAACCGACATGGGATGCTAA
- the hemX gene encoding uroporphyrinogen-III C-methyltransferase encodes MTEHNKSTETVNNEAATGSQTEPKTQPSSEQKRSGLIGSVIAIAVIIAIGGGIYYFTQQNNAKLVNENNELKQQMSELIEQQKIDRQRLNALIDAQSESKSHAKEYEEQLNRRMHELQAHVNALSSSDVKNWLLAQADFMVKMAGRKLWNDHDPMTAAVLLKSADSSLAEMNDPSLLDIRKSITHDIANLSAINQIDYDGIILRLNQLSNEVDNLRLADLNSGDAKADESTEVSDNIDDWKQNLARSWKNFTNDFITVRARDGSEAPLLAPNQDIYLRENIRSQLLIAAQAVPRYQEETYKQSLEQVSTWVRAYFNVEAPETKAFLSEVDQLIDQPIATEMPDALESQAKLEKVMQTRVRNLLSQSKDSAPAPAAVVEEQQPSKEDVKEAEKAETQQSAAPVAAPASQQKGSL; translated from the coding sequence ATGACGGAACACAATAAATCTACCGAGACGGTCAATAATGAAGCCGCGACAGGTTCACAAACCGAGCCAAAAACTCAGCCGTCTTCGGAACAAAAACGTTCTGGTCTTATCGGCAGTGTCATTGCTATCGCGGTGATCATCGCTATTGGTGGTGGTATCTATTATTTCACTCAACAAAATAATGCAAAACTCGTCAATGAAAACAACGAATTAAAGCAACAAATGAGTGAACTTATTGAACAACAAAAAATTGATAGACAACGTTTAAATGCTTTAATTGATGCACAATCTGAAAGCAAATCACATGCTAAAGAATATGAAGAGCAGCTCAACCGCCGCATGCATGAATTACAAGCGCATGTTAATGCATTATCAAGTTCAGATGTCAAAAATTGGTTATTGGCTCAAGCGGACTTTATGGTGAAAATGGCAGGCAGAAAACTTTGGAATGATCATGATCCGATGACTGCGGCAGTTCTATTAAAAAGTGCTGACTCAAGTCTTGCTGAGATGAATGACCCAAGTCTGCTTGATATTCGCAAATCTATTACTCATGATATTGCGAATTTATCAGCAATTAATCAAATTGATTATGACGGCATTATTTTACGTCTCAATCAATTGAGTAACGAAGTTGATAACTTGCGCCTTGCTGATTTAAATAGCGGCGATGCAAAAGCAGATGAAAGTACTGAAGTTTCAGACAATATTGATGATTGGAAACAAAACCTCGCACGTAGCTGGAAAAATTTCACCAATGATTTCATTACAGTACGTGCTCGCGATGGCTCCGAAGCACCTTTATTAGCCCCTAATCAAGATATCTATCTGCGTGAAAATATTCGTTCTCAATTGCTGATCGCGGCACAAGCCGTACCGCGTTATCAAGAAGAAACCTATAAACAATCTTTAGAACAGGTTTCTACGTGGGTTCGTGCTTATTTCAATGTTGAAGCACCTGAAACTAAGGCTTTCCTTTCTGAAGTTGACCAACTGATTGATCAACCTATTGCAACAGAGATGCCTGACGCTCTAGAAAGCCAAGCGAAATTAGAAAAAGTCATGCAAACTCGCGTGCGTAATTTACTCTCCCAATCAAAAGACAGTGCTCCGGCACCGGCTGCTGTCGTAGAAGAACAGCAACCTAGCAAAGAAGATGTTAAAGAAGCAGAGAAAGCTGAAACTCAACAATCTGCGGCTCCAGTTGCTGCACCTGCTAGTCAACAGAAGGGGTCATTATGA